The following coding sequences are from one Pseudomonas mendocina window:
- a CDS encoding spore coat protein U domain-containing protein, with amino-acid sequence MTRGLILTLLLGAALASVPAYACNTYTGGVVNLGNANSLTLRTVPQQAGAGSGLSCPGVLQVLAGAYVRVTLQNTGSLALQDGQGNQIPFQVYQDSGYSQALVSGQPQQLSAINLLALGGSSTAIGLFFRTNPGPNVPAGTYTATVTLRWDWAICTVGALNVCAWDRSPGLTQNCVVICGAPTNWGTGSLATVTITLVVSKACRIDTLPNVDFGANALISQFSAQQRTFAVTCTNTEGYTLSFDNGQNYQAPWRRLNNGAGQFIRYNLYYSSSSLIWNAASPLTASGTGNSQSFTYQAILDPTQSNAPVGVYTDNVLLIISY; translated from the coding sequence ATGACTCGCGGGCTGATCCTCACCCTGCTGCTCGGTGCTGCGTTGGCCAGTGTGCCGGCCTACGCGTGCAACACCTATACGGGAGGCGTGGTCAATCTGGGCAACGCCAACTCCCTGACCCTGCGCACCGTCCCCCAGCAAGCCGGCGCCGGCTCTGGCCTGTCCTGCCCCGGAGTGCTTCAGGTACTGGCCGGTGCATACGTCAGGGTGACGCTGCAGAACACCGGAAGCCTGGCCCTGCAAGACGGCCAGGGCAATCAGATTCCCTTTCAGGTCTACCAGGACTCCGGTTACAGCCAGGCACTGGTGAGTGGCCAGCCGCAACAACTGAGCGCGATCAATCTGCTGGCCCTGGGTGGCAGCTCCACCGCCATTGGCCTGTTCTTCCGCACCAACCCTGGGCCCAATGTACCGGCCGGCACCTACACCGCCACCGTCACCTTGCGCTGGGATTGGGCGATCTGCACCGTCGGCGCACTCAACGTCTGTGCCTGGGATCGCAGCCCGGGGCTGACGCAGAACTGTGTGGTGATCTGTGGCGCCCCGACCAACTGGGGCACCGGTTCGCTCGCCACCGTGACCATCACTCTGGTAGTCAGCAAGGCCTGCCGCATCGACACGCTGCCCAACGTCGACTTCGGCGCCAACGCCCTGATCAGCCAGTTCAGCGCGCAGCAGCGCACCTTCGCCGTCACCTGCACCAATACCGAGGGCTACACGCTGAGCTTCGACAATGGGCAAAACTATCAGGCGCCCTGGCGGCGACTGAACAATGGTGCCGGCCAGTTCATCCGCTACAACCTCTACTACAGCTCCAGCAGCCTGATCTGGAACGCCGCCTCGCCGCTGACGGCCAGCGGCACGGGCAACTCGCAGAGCTTCACCTACCAGGCGATCCTCGATCCCACGCAGAGCAACGCACCGGTCGGCGTCTACACCGACAATGTGCTGCTGATCATCAGTTACTGA
- the pdxY gene encoding pyridoxal kinase PdxY yields the protein MSATLPPLVLSIQSHVAWGHVGNAAAVFPLQRLGFEVLPIHTVQFSNHTGYGQFRGQVFGAEHVREVLLGLRERGVLPRLSAVLSGYLGDADTGRVILEAVGEIRQHNPALRYLCDPVMGDVGRGVFVNPAIPDFLRDQAIPFANIITPNQFEFELLTGSKPANLQEAVKVARQLRGRGPEVVIVTSLATPDIPESELGTLAVNGEGAWLVTTPRLALHPLPNGMGDVFSATLLGRLLAGQALPQALELATATLYALVEQTADGARDLPLVTAQEQIVAPGKRFVAKALA from the coding sequence ATGAGCGCCACGCTACCGCCCCTCGTCCTGTCCATTCAGTCGCATGTCGCCTGGGGCCATGTCGGCAATGCCGCGGCGGTTTTCCCGTTGCAACGGCTGGGCTTCGAGGTGTTGCCGATTCACACCGTGCAGTTCTCCAACCACACCGGCTACGGGCAATTTCGTGGCCAGGTGTTCGGCGCCGAGCATGTGCGCGAAGTGCTGCTGGGGCTGCGTGAGCGTGGTGTGCTGCCACGCCTTTCCGCGGTGCTTTCCGGTTACCTCGGCGACGCCGACACGGGGCGAGTGATTCTCGAGGCGGTGGGCGAGATTCGTCAGCACAACCCGGCGCTGCGTTACCTCTGCGATCCGGTGATGGGCGACGTGGGGCGCGGCGTGTTCGTCAATCCGGCGATTCCCGATTTCCTGCGCGATCAGGCAATTCCTTTCGCCAATATCATCACGCCCAACCAGTTCGAGTTCGAACTGCTCACAGGCTCGAAGCCAGCCAATCTGCAGGAGGCGGTGAAGGTCGCCCGGCAGTTGCGTGGTCGCGGCCCGGAGGTGGTGATCGTCACCAGTCTGGCGACGCCGGATATCCCTGAAAGCGAGCTGGGTACGTTGGCGGTGAATGGCGAGGGTGCCTGGTTGGTGACCACGCCGCGTCTGGCTCTGCATCCGTTGCCCAACGGCATGGGCGATGTGTTCTCGGCGACCCTGCTCGGTCGCCTGCTGGCTGGGCAGGCACTGCCGCAGGCGCTGGAGCTGGCCACGGCAACGCTCTACGCGCTGGTCGAGCAGACCGCAGACGGCGCGCGTGACCTGCCGTTGGTGACTGCGCAGGAGCAGATCGTCGCGCCGGGTAAGCGCTTCGTGGCGAAAGCATTGGCCTGA
- a CDS encoding metalloregulator ArsR/SmtB family transcription factor, which yields MITPTDVFKSLADETRARATLLIAQFGELCVCELMCALDDSQPKISRHLAQLRSSGLLLDRRQGQWVYYRLNPQLPAWVAELLQVTLTANTEWLASNASRLQHMDGRPVRTQSCC from the coding sequence ATGATCACTCCGACCGATGTGTTCAAGAGCCTGGCCGACGAAACCCGTGCCCGCGCCACCCTGCTCATCGCCCAGTTCGGCGAACTCTGCGTGTGCGAGCTGATGTGCGCCCTTGACGACAGCCAGCCGAAGATCAGCCGTCACCTCGCCCAGCTGCGCAGCAGCGGCCTGCTGCTCGACCGCCGCCAGGGCCAATGGGTGTATTACCGCCTGAACCCGCAGTTGCCCGCCTGGGTAGCCGAGCTGCTCCAGGTGACGCTCACGGCCAACACGGAGTGGCTCGCCAGCAACGCCTCCCGCCTGCAACACATGGATGGCCGCCCCGTTCGCACCCAGTCCTGCTGCTGA